Proteins encoded within one genomic window of Methanosarcina barkeri str. Wiesmoor:
- the ltrA gene encoding group II intron reverse transcriptase/maturase, whose product MKGGKLLNVSCSTISFLDKKLTNAQLCQMWKNINWYQIEKRVNKLQTRITKAVLQNKWNLVKRLQYLLTHSYFAKLLAVRRVTQNKGKRTSGIDGEKWLSSASKMKAVLSLTGKRYKAKPLKRVFINKPGKTKKRPLGIPTMYDRAIQSLYSLALEPVAEIKSDLRSFGFRKHRSTKDACQQIFLCLSKKTSAQWILEGDIRGCFDNINHQWLLTNIPIDKAILTQFLKAGFIYKRHLNPTKAGTPQGGIISPILANMTLDGIEKMLLVKYPKKGKNSKKVNFIRYADDFIVTANSKETAGEIKDEVVAFLKERGLELSDDKTFITNINEGFDFLGWNFRKYKGKLLIKPSKKSIKRFTETISQTITEGMAWSQKVLISKLNPIIRGWSNYHNSVVSSDTFQKLDHIIWELLWKWAKRRHPNKSKDWIVNKYWNRSTSRRWNFRTEINELLLLSTTRIYRHIPLKLQMNTFLDKDYFHERQNKLSYRKVYSI is encoded by the coding sequence ATGAAAGGAGGCAAACTTCTGAATGTAAGTTGTTCAACGATATCCTTTCTGGATAAGAAGCTTACAAACGCTCAACTTTGCCAGATGTGGAAAAACATCAACTGGTATCAAATAGAAAAGAGAGTTAATAAGTTGCAAACTCGGATTACAAAAGCAGTTCTACAAAACAAATGGAATCTTGTCAAGAGATTACAATATTTACTGACTCACTCCTACTTCGCCAAACTTTTGGCAGTAAGAAGAGTTACTCAAAATAAAGGAAAAAGGACATCTGGAATTGATGGTGAAAAATGGTTAAGTTCTGCCTCCAAAATGAAAGCTGTCCTTAGTCTCACTGGTAAAAGATACAAAGCCAAACCGCTTAAACGAGTCTTTATCAATAAACCTGGTAAGACGAAGAAACGTCCCTTAGGTATCCCTACAATGTATGACAGGGCTATCCAATCTTTATATTCACTGGCTCTGGAACCAGTAGCTGAAATTAAGTCTGACCTACGGTCTTTTGGCTTCAGAAAACATCGAAGTACCAAGGATGCCTGTCAGCAAATCTTTCTATGTCTGAGTAAAAAGACTTCAGCTCAATGGATTTTGGAAGGTGATATTAGAGGATGTTTCGATAATATAAATCATCAGTGGTTGCTGACTAATATCCCAATAGACAAAGCTATACTAACTCAATTTCTCAAAGCGGGATTTATTTATAAACGTCATCTGAATCCAACGAAAGCAGGTACGCCACAAGGTGGGATTATCTCTCCTATTCTGGCTAATATGACATTGGATGGTATCGAGAAAATGCTTCTTGTTAAGTACCCTAAAAAAGGGAAAAATTCCAAGAAAGTCAACTTCATAAGATACGCTGACGATTTCATAGTCACTGCTAATTCCAAAGAAACTGCAGGGGAAATTAAGGACGAAGTTGTTGCTTTTCTTAAAGAGCGAGGTCTTGAGCTCTCCGATGATAAAACCTTTATCACAAACATTAATGAAGGCTTTGACTTCCTCGGCTGGAATTTCCGCAAGTATAAAGGTAAGCTTCTGATCAAACCTTCCAAAAAGTCCATTAAAAGATTTACTGAAACAATTAGTCAAACCATAACGGAAGGAATGGCATGGTCTCAGAAAGTCTTAATTTCCAAACTAAATCCTATAATAAGAGGCTGGTCCAACTACCATAATTCTGTGGTTTCTTCGGATACTTTCCAGAAACTTGACCACATAATATGGGAACTGTTATGGAAATGGGCTAAAAGAAGACATCCGAATAAATCCAAAGATTGGATCGTCAACAAATACTGGAATAGAAGCACTTCTAGAAGGTGGAATTTCAGAACAGAGATTAATGAACTCTTGCTCTTATCTACAACCAGGATTTACAGACATATTCCTTTAAAGCTGCAAATGAATACATTTCTTGATAAGGACTACTTCCACGAACGTCAAAACAAACTTAGTTATCGGAAGGTTTACTCCATTTGA